From the genome of Phreatobacter cathodiphilus, one region includes:
- a CDS encoding alkene reductase: MSQDPSPLFQPFTLGDLTLPNRIVMAPLTRNRATPGTDAANALTATYYRQRASAGLIISEGTQVSPQGQGYLQTPGLYSPAQIAGWKTVTDTVHAAGGRMFAQIWHVGRVSHESLLNGGAPVAPSAIAAKSKTYIAGGFADVTPPRALTLDEIPGVVGEYADAAANALKAGFDGVEIHGANGYLIDQFLKDGANQRQDAYGGSAENRVRFGLEVVDAILKVFPKTRLGIRLSPVSPANDTVTSDPAQVFGLFVSELSKRGIAFIHVVEGATGGPRDNVPFDWVALRKSFSGAYIANNGYTRDLAIEAVRDGKADLVAFGKAFIANPDLVERLRRDGPLNELDRATLYGGGEKGYVDYPALADAA, from the coding sequence ATGAGCCAGGATCCGAGCCCGCTGTTCCAGCCCTTCACCCTCGGCGACCTGACGCTGCCCAACCGCATCGTCATGGCGCCGCTCACCCGCAACCGCGCGACGCCCGGTACCGACGCGGCGAACGCGCTCACCGCCACCTATTACCGCCAGCGCGCCAGTGCCGGCCTCATCATCTCCGAGGGCACCCAGGTCTCGCCCCAGGGCCAGGGCTATCTGCAGACCCCCGGTCTCTACAGCCCGGCCCAGATCGCCGGCTGGAAGACCGTCACCGACACGGTCCATGCCGCCGGCGGGCGCATGTTCGCCCAGATCTGGCATGTCGGCCGCGTCTCGCACGAATCGCTCCTGAACGGCGGCGCGCCGGTGGCCCCCTCCGCCATCGCCGCCAAGTCGAAGACCTATATCGCCGGCGGCTTCGCCGACGTGACGCCGCCGCGCGCCCTGACGCTCGACGAGATTCCGGGCGTCGTCGGCGAATATGCCGATGCCGCCGCCAACGCCCTGAAGGCCGGCTTCGACGGCGTCGAGATCCACGGCGCCAACGGCTATCTCATCGACCAGTTCCTGAAGGACGGCGCCAACCAGCGGCAGGACGCCTATGGCGGCTCGGCCGAGAACCGCGTGCGCTTCGGCCTCGAAGTGGTCGACGCCATCCTCAAGGTCTTCCCCAAGACCCGCCTCGGCATCCGCCTGTCGCCGGTCAGCCCGGCCAACGATACGGTGACCTCCGATCCGGCCCAGGTCTTCGGCCTCTTCGTCTCGGAGCTGTCGAAGCGCGGCATCGCCTTCATCCACGTGGTGGAGGGCGCGACCGGCGGCCCGCGCGACAACGTGCCCTTCGACTGGGTGGCGCTGCGCAAGTCCTTCTCGGGCGCCTATATCGCCAACAACGGCTATACCCGCGACCTCGCCATCGAGGCGGTGCGTGACGGCAAGGCCGACCTCGTCGCCTTCGGCAAGGCCTTCATCGCCAATCCGGACCTGGTGGAGCGCCTGCGCCGCGATGGGCCGCTGAACGAGCTCGACCGCGCCACGCTCTATGGCGGCGGCGAGAAGGGCTATGTCGACTATCCGGCGCTCGCCGACGCGGCGTGA
- a CDS encoding P1 family peptidase, giving the protein MDRRDATAALFGLGALSAFARPASAQAQAGRVPPLGGAITDVAGVKIGHFTDTRRPTGCTVLLAEEGATAGVDVRGAAPGTRETDLLNPTNLVDRVHAVMLSGGSAFGLEAATGVVRWLEEKGIGFPAGPARVPIVPAAILFDLGMGDHRIRPDAEAGYRACAAATAEAPAEGSVGAGTGATVGKAYGLARAMKGGIGTASVKVGKVTVGALVAVNAVGDVIDPRSGEVIAGTRTEDGRRRLGLTQAILRGELPPALQAGMATTIGIVATDAQLTKAQATKIAQQSHDGLARTIDPIHTMWDGDTMFCVATGKSGVTGNMMALGAIAAQVTAAAVIRAVLAARMVSGAGVPAVPSAAEF; this is encoded by the coding sequence ATGGACCGTCGCGACGCGACCGCAGCTCTCTTCGGCCTCGGGGCGCTCTCCGCCTTCGCGAGGCCCGCGTCGGCGCAGGCTCAGGCGGGGCGCGTTCCGCCCCTCGGCGGCGCGATCACCGACGTGGCGGGCGTGAAGATCGGCCACTTCACCGACACCCGTCGGCCCACCGGCTGCACCGTCCTTCTCGCCGAGGAGGGCGCGACGGCAGGTGTGGACGTCCGCGGCGCAGCGCCGGGCACGCGTGAGACCGACCTGCTGAACCCGACCAACCTCGTCGACCGCGTCCACGCGGTCATGCTGTCGGGCGGCAGTGCCTTCGGCCTCGAGGCTGCGACGGGGGTGGTGCGGTGGCTGGAGGAGAAGGGCATCGGCTTTCCTGCCGGCCCCGCCCGCGTGCCGATCGTACCGGCGGCGATCCTCTTCGACCTCGGCATGGGCGACCACCGCATCCGGCCGGACGCCGAGGCCGGCTACCGGGCCTGCGCCGCCGCCACGGCCGAGGCGCCTGCCGAGGGATCCGTCGGCGCGGGGACCGGAGCGACCGTCGGCAAGGCCTATGGTCTCGCCCGCGCCATGAAGGGCGGCATCGGCACGGCGTCGGTGAAGGTGGGCAAGGTGACGGTCGGCGCCCTGGTGGCGGTCAACGCGGTCGGCGACGTCATCGATCCGCGCTCCGGCGAGGTGATCGCCGGCACCCGCACGGAAGACGGCCGCCGGCGCCTCGGCCTGACCCAGGCGATTCTGCGCGGCGAGCTCCCGCCGGCCCTCCAGGCGGGCATGGCGACGACCATCGGCATCGTCGCCACCGACGCCCAGTTGACCAAGGCGCAGGCAACCAAGATCGCCCAGCAGAGCCATGACGGCCTTGCCCGCACCATCGACCCGATCCACACCATGTGGGACGGCGACACCATGTTCTGCGTCGCCACGGGTAAGAGCGGCGTGACCGGCAACATGATGGCGCTCGGCGCCATCGCCGCTCAGGTGACCGCGGCGGCGGTCATCCGCGCCGTGCTGGCGGCGAGGATGGTGTCGGGGGCGGGCGTGCCGGCCGTGCCATCGGCGGCCGAGTTCTGA
- a CDS encoding GNAT family N-acetyltransferase — translation MTALETELEGRCGGELLESCMPVLETERLVLRVPRFEDVPAVVALANDRRIAEMTANLPHPYAAKDAETWIANAWTSQDHPLLITLKTNGALVGATGFVMPELGDPEIGYWLGTAHWGRGYATEAARAVVDHLFTDRGAEAVAARARVVNPASRRVIEKCGFQWIGAGLTRSRLLASSVPVDKFRLDRTLWASLKAWRDPILRRSAPKVLIGERS, via the coding sequence ATGACTGCCCTGGAAACCGAGCTGGAAGGCCGCTGCGGCGGCGAATTGCTGGAGAGCTGTATGCCCGTCCTCGAGACGGAGCGGCTGGTTCTCCGTGTGCCGCGTTTCGAGGACGTCCCGGCGGTCGTGGCGCTGGCCAATGACCGACGGATTGCCGAGATGACGGCCAATCTCCCCCATCCCTATGCGGCGAAAGACGCGGAGACGTGGATCGCCAACGCCTGGACCTCCCAGGACCATCCCCTTCTCATCACCCTGAAGACCAACGGCGCGCTCGTCGGCGCGACGGGCTTCGTGATGCCCGAACTCGGCGATCCCGAAATCGGCTACTGGCTGGGCACCGCCCATTGGGGCCGCGGCTACGCGACGGAGGCCGCCCGCGCCGTCGTCGACCATCTGTTCACCGACCGCGGCGCCGAGGCCGTGGCGGCCCGCGCCCGGGTCGTCAATCCGGCCTCCCGGCGCGTCATCGAGAAATGCGGCTTCCAGTGGATCGGCGCGGGCCTCACCCGCTCCCGGCTGCTGGCAAGCTCGGTGCCGGTCGACAAGTTCCGCCTCGACCGCACACTCTGGGCCAGCCTCAAGGCCTGGCGCGACCCGATCCTGAGGCGCTCGGCGCCGAAGGTCCTCATCGGCGAGCGCTCCTGA
- a CDS encoding GNAT family N-acetyltransferase encodes MSADPSPWLDAVPLATRRLVLRQPTFADVPRLALYAGDIDVARMLVAVPHPYTEAHASAFIGDAIASNLAGDSLALALARLREPHAFIGMITFTRQGRAATIGWWLGKPYWGRGFATEAVLAMAGLAFRDPAVDLLKAGAFEDNPGSLRVHEKTGFVRTGLSSRASKARGATVSHVEMELTREAFAALSLAPASAKGGV; translated from the coding sequence TTGTCCGCCGATCCCTCTCCCTGGCTCGATGCCGTTCCGCTGGCGACGCGGCGGCTCGTTCTGCGCCAGCCGACCTTCGCGGACGTGCCGCGTCTCGCCCTCTATGCCGGCGACATCGACGTCGCCCGCATGCTGGTCGCGGTTCCCCACCCTTATACGGAGGCCCATGCCTCGGCCTTCATCGGCGACGCCATCGCCTCCAATCTGGCGGGCGATTCGCTGGCGCTCGCGCTCGCACGGCTGCGCGAGCCCCACGCCTTCATCGGCATGATCACCTTCACCCGTCAGGGGAGGGCTGCGACCATCGGCTGGTGGCTCGGCAAGCCCTATTGGGGCCGCGGCTTCGCCACCGAGGCGGTTTTGGCCATGGCGGGCCTCGCCTTCCGCGACCCGGCCGTCGACCTCCTCAAGGCCGGAGCCTTCGAGGACAATCCGGGCTCGCTCCGGGTGCACGAGAAGACCGGCTTCGTGCGGACCGGCCTTTCGTCGCGCGCCAGCAAGGCGCGCGGCGCGACGGTCTCCCATGTGGAGATGGAACTGACGCGCGAGGCCTTCGCGGCGTTGAGCCTTGCGCCCGCGAGCGCTAAGGGAGGCGTATGA
- a CDS encoding IclR family transcriptional regulator, with protein MSTQQGFERRYQAPEREPIIEVDERLFLKSAARSFYVLEAFARSPRPLSLAEVAKGAKISKSAAQRVVQTLLVLGYLERSPTGTGVVPGRRILDRSFDYLRSNPLIERATPILTELRKTCGERVDLSLFDDVTILYAIRLQSKRETFYATLSGRRMPTFATAGGRAMLACLDDRHVDDIIRRSKLAPLTPKTLVDPALIRQRIEEARRDGYAYVQEEALMGEIVVAAAVVKERNMPAGAIHIAGSLADWSAEEFRKRFAPLAIEAARAMSG; from the coding sequence GTGTCGACGCAGCAGGGATTCGAGCGCCGCTACCAGGCGCCGGAGCGGGAACCGATCATCGAGGTGGACGAGCGCCTCTTCCTGAAGTCGGCCGCCCGGTCCTTCTACGTGCTCGAGGCCTTCGCCCGCAGCCCGCGGCCGCTGTCGCTGGCGGAAGTGGCGAAGGGCGCCAAGATATCGAAGAGCGCGGCGCAGCGCGTCGTGCAGACGCTGCTCGTTCTCGGCTATCTCGAGCGCTCCCCCACCGGCACCGGCGTGGTGCCGGGCCGCCGCATCCTCGACCGCTCCTTCGATTATCTCCGGTCGAACCCGCTGATCGAGCGGGCGACGCCGATCCTCACCGAACTGCGCAAGACCTGCGGCGAGCGGGTGGATCTGAGCCTCTTCGATGACGTGACGATCCTCTATGCGATCCGGCTGCAGAGCAAGCGCGAGACCTTCTACGCCACCCTCTCCGGGCGGCGCATGCCGACCTTCGCCACGGCCGGCGGGCGGGCCATGCTGGCCTGCCTCGACGACCGGCACGTCGACGACATCATCCGCCGCTCCAAGCTCGCCCCGCTCACCCCGAAGACCCTCGTCGACCCGGCGCTGATCCGCCAGCGCATCGAGGAGGCCCGGCGCGACGGCTATGCCTATGTGCAGGAAGAGGCGCTGATGGGCGAGATCGTCGTGGCTGCCGCGGTGGTGAAGGAGCGCAACATGCCGGCCGGCGCCATCCACATCGCGGGATCACTGGCCGACTGGTCGGCGGAGGAGTTCCGCAAGCGTTTCGCGCCGCTCGCCATCGAGGCCGCCCGCGCCATGTCCGGGTGA
- a CDS encoding 50S ribosomal protein L21, giving the protein MYAVIKTGGKQYKVAASDTITIEKLEAEAGDVVVFPEVLMVGGDAGITIGAPFVAGASVSAEIVRQARGPKTISFRKRRRQNSKRKKGHRQDLTIVRISEILVDGAKPSKAAAPKKVTPAAEAKPQGIAAMPAAGGLDSSNLSLIAGIGPTIEKKLRAAGITSWEQIASWSEADLEAKDKELALRGRAKREEWVEQAKELLAGKPPRAKADQAEQKSGEDW; this is encoded by the coding sequence ATGTACGCAGTCATCAAGACCGGCGGCAAACAGTACAAGGTTGCCGCCTCCGACACGATCACCATCGAGAAGCTCGAAGCCGAAGCCGGCGACGTGGTCGTGTTCCCCGAAGTCCTCATGGTCGGCGGCGACGCCGGCATCACCATCGGCGCGCCCTTCGTGGCCGGCGCCTCGGTTTCGGCCGAGATCGTCCGCCAGGCCCGCGGCCCCAAGACCATTTCTTTCCGCAAGCGCCGCCGCCAGAATTCCAAGCGCAAGAAGGGCCATCGCCAGGATCTGACGATCGTCCGCATCTCCGAGATCCTGGTCGACGGCGCCAAGCCCTCCAAGGCCGCCGCTCCGAAGAAGGTCACTCCGGCCGCCGAGGCCAAGCCCCAGGGCATCGCCGCCATGCCCGCCGCCGGCGGCCTGGACTCGTCCAACCTGTCGCTGATCGCCGGCATCGGCCCGACGATCGAGAAGAAGCTGCGCGCCGCCGGCATCACCTCCTGGGAGCAGATCGCCTCCTGGAGCGAGGCCGACCTCGAGGCGAAGGACAAGGAGCTCGCGCTCCGTGGCCGCGCCAAGCGTGAGGAATGGGTCGAGCAGGCCAAGGAACTGCTGGCGGGCAAGCCGCCGCGGGCCAAGGCCGATCAGGCCGAGCAGAAATCCGGTGAGGACTGGTAA
- the mog gene encoding molybdopterin adenylyltransferase: MSTPSIPIGVVTVSDRASRGVYEDKGGPGIVAALTDLLASPWHPIARVIPDERDAIAAALVELADVEACPLILTTGGTGPAVRDVTPEATEAVCEKMMPGFGELMRQVSLKVVPTAILSRQTAGIRGRSLIVNLPGKPSSIRECLDAVMPAIPYCIDLIEGPRLETNPAHCVAFRPKGA, from the coding sequence ATGAGCACCCCGTCCATCCCCATCGGCGTCGTCACCGTGTCGGATCGCGCCAGCCGCGGCGTCTACGAGGACAAGGGCGGCCCCGGCATCGTCGCGGCGCTGACCGATCTCCTCGCCTCGCCCTGGCACCCGATCGCCCGCGTCATCCCCGACGAGCGCGACGCCATCGCGGCGGCGCTGGTCGAACTCGCCGACGTCGAGGCCTGCCCGCTCATCCTCACCACCGGGGGCACCGGTCCGGCCGTCCGCGACGTGACGCCCGAGGCGACGGAAGCGGTGTGCGAGAAGATGATGCCCGGCTTCGGCGAGCTGATGCGGCAGGTAAGCCTGAAGGTGGTGCCCACCGCCATCCTGTCGCGGCAGACGGCCGGCATCCGCGGCCGCTCGCTCATCGTCAACCTGCCGGGCAAGCCCTCGTCCATCCGCGAATGTCTCGACGCGGTGATGCCGGCCATTCCCTATTGCATCGACCTCATCGAGGGGCCGCGGCTGGAGACCAACCCGGCCCATTGCGTCGCCTTCCGGCCGAAGGGGGCGTGA
- a CDS encoding alpha,alpha-trehalose-phosphate synthase (UDP-forming) has translation MKQFTRGAVVLALAVMALIGLFAALVPLSNSLIEQWARRDVELRSELVFNSIRDRVEREIAGQTQELIPFFQRLTTDERIMALGLCDAEGRITVATPRMPRDLDCRIPGAAGVSDSGARFIRIRIAGERVLIGVFPIAAAGQSAHLVILHELGFVADRIGEARWYLVIVGLALLLLVGAVAALIVGLLQRRYMRAVLSSIQDLKTGRPARSRSLMDPRVQEESREIRGLLRDFREKIRQEDGTPVEWSPSTLQDLLEKELPDAEVFVVSNREPYIHNRDGDKVVVQRPASGLVSALEPVMRACGGVWVAHGSGSADRETVDADDHVAVPPGKPAYRLRRVWISEEEQEGYYYGLANEGLWPLCHLAYVRPIFREADWNHYVAVNQRFADAVVREATRPDPVVMVQDYHFALLPRMIREQLPKATILTFWHIPWPNAEAFGICPWKEEIIAGLLGSTVLGFHTQAHCNNFFETVDRFMESRIDREHRSVVLGGEETMVRPYPISIEWPPAALLSQQPVAVCRQAVRERYGLAPDMKIGVGIERFDYTKGILDRLQAIDELLIRQPEWKGRFTFIQIVAPTRSKLASYTALQEDAVRITAEVNARHGGEGYQPIHLVIRHHEPEDVYELFRAADICVVSSLHDGMNLVAKEFVAARDDEQGALVLSRFAGASSELSEALIINPFDVQGMAEAIGRALLMPEAEQRERMRLMRSHVRERNVYRWAGQILLDASRLRKRQRVQEFANGD, from the coding sequence ATGAAGCAGTTCACCCGAGGGGCCGTCGTTCTGGCACTGGCCGTCATGGCCCTGATCGGCCTCTTCGCCGCACTCGTGCCGCTGTCGAACTCGCTGATCGAGCAATGGGCTCGCCGTGACGTCGAACTGCGCTCCGAACTCGTCTTCAACTCCATCCGCGACCGGGTGGAGCGGGAGATCGCCGGGCAGACCCAGGAGCTGATCCCCTTCTTCCAGCGCCTGACCACCGACGAGCGGATCATGGCGCTCGGCCTTTGTGACGCTGAGGGGCGCATCACGGTGGCGACGCCGCGCATGCCGCGCGACCTGGACTGCCGGATTCCGGGCGCGGCGGGCGTGTCCGATTCCGGCGCTCGCTTCATTCGCATCCGCATCGCCGGAGAGCGGGTGCTGATCGGCGTCTTCCCGATCGCGGCGGCCGGCCAGTCCGCCCATCTCGTCATCCTGCACGAGCTCGGCTTCGTCGCAGACCGCATCGGCGAGGCGCGCTGGTATCTCGTGATCGTCGGCCTGGCGCTGTTGCTGCTCGTCGGCGCCGTCGCGGCGCTCATCGTCGGCCTCCTGCAGCGACGTTACATGCGGGCGGTGCTGTCCAGCATCCAGGACCTCAAGACCGGGCGTCCGGCACGCTCGCGCAGCCTGATGGACCCGCGGGTACAGGAGGAGAGCCGGGAGATCCGCGGCCTCCTGCGCGACTTCCGCGAGAAGATCCGGCAGGAAGACGGCACGCCGGTGGAGTGGTCGCCCTCGACGCTGCAGGATCTCCTGGAAAAGGAGCTGCCGGACGCCGAGGTCTTCGTCGTCTCCAATCGCGAGCCCTATATCCACAACCGCGACGGGGACAAGGTGGTGGTGCAGCGGCCCGCCAGCGGCCTGGTCTCGGCCCTGGAGCCGGTCATGCGCGCCTGTGGCGGCGTCTGGGTCGCCCACGGCTCCGGCTCGGCCGACCGCGAAACCGTTGATGCCGACGACCATGTGGCGGTGCCGCCGGGCAAGCCGGCCTATCGCCTGCGCCGGGTATGGATCAGCGAAGAGGAGCAGGAGGGCTATTATTATGGCCTCGCCAACGAGGGGCTCTGGCCGCTCTGCCATCTCGCCTATGTCCGCCCGATATTCCGCGAGGCCGACTGGAACCACTATGTCGCAGTGAACCAGCGCTTCGCCGACGCCGTCGTGCGCGAGGCGACGCGGCCCGACCCGGTCGTCATGGTGCAGGACTATCACTTCGCGCTGCTGCCGCGGATGATCCGCGAGCAGTTGCCAAAGGCGACGATCCTCACCTTCTGGCACATCCCCTGGCCCAATGCGGAGGCCTTCGGCATCTGCCCGTGGAAGGAGGAGATCATCGCCGGTCTGCTCGGATCGACCGTGCTCGGCTTCCACACCCAGGCCCACTGCAACAACTTCTTCGAGACGGTGGACCGGTTCATGGAGAGCCGCATCGACCGCGAGCACCGCTCGGTGGTCTTGGGCGGCGAGGAGACGATGGTCCGGCCCTATCCAATCTCCATCGAATGGCCGCCGGCGGCCCTGCTCTCCCAGCAGCCGGTGGCCGTATGCCGGCAGGCGGTGCGCGAGCGCTACGGCCTTGCCCCCGACATGAAGATCGGCGTCGGCATCGAGCGCTTCGACTACACCAAGGGCATTCTCGACCGGCTGCAGGCGATCGACGAGTTGCTCATCCGCCAGCCGGAATGGAAGGGACGGTTCACCTTCATCCAGATCGTCGCGCCGACGCGGTCGAAGCTCGCCAGCTACACCGCCCTGCAGGAGGACGCCGTGCGGATCACGGCGGAGGTCAACGCCCGTCACGGCGGCGAGGGCTACCAGCCGATCCACCTCGTCATCCGCCACCACGAGCCGGAGGACGTCTACGAACTCTTCCGCGCCGCCGACATCTGCGTGGTGTCGAGCCTGCACGACGGCATGAATCTCGTCGCCAAGGAATTCGTCGCTGCCCGCGACGACGAACAGGGCGCCCTCGTCCTCTCGCGCTTCGCCGGTGCCTCGAGCGAACTCTCCGAGGCGCTGATCATCAATCCCTTCGACGTCCAGGGCATGGCGGAGGCCATCGGCCGTGCCCTGCTCATGCCGGAGGCCGAGCAGCGCGAGCGCATGAGGCTCATGCGCAGCCATGTCCGCGAGCGCAACGTCTATCGCTGGGCCGGTCAGATCCTTCTCGACGCCTCGCGCCTGCGCAAGCGCCAACGGGTGCAGGAATTCGCCAACGGCGATTGA
- the rpmA gene encoding 50S ribosomal protein L27, with amino-acid sequence MAHKKAGGSSRNGRDSNAQRLGVKRFGGQSVVSGNILVRQRGTKFHPGTNVGLGKDHTLFATVDGRVEFRTKANNRTYVSVVPMIAAAE; translated from the coding sequence ATGGCTCACAAAAAAGCAGGCGGCTCGTCTCGGAACGGTCGCGATTCGAATGCACAGCGTCTCGGCGTGAAGCGCTTCGGCGGCCAGTCGGTCGTCTCGGGGAACATCCTCGTGCGCCAGCGCGGCACCAAGTTCCATCCCGGCACCAATGTCGGGCTCGGCAAGGACCACACGCTCTTCGCGACCGTCGACGGCCGCGTAGAATTCCGAACGAAAGCGAATAACCGTACCTACGTGTCGGTTGTTCCGATGATTGCCGCCGCAGAGTAA
- a CDS encoding MFS transporter, which yields MTTKTTKAGDDPVIETDIPARLDRLPWGRFHTLVVAALGITWILDGLEVTLAGTVAGALKASPVLQFSNLDVGLAGSAYLAGAVLGALFFGWLTDRLGRKKLFFITLTVYLVATAATAFSWNLWSFMLFRFVTGAGIGGEYAAINSTIQELVPARVRGWTDLVINGSFWIGAALGAVGAIVLLDPAHLAPDYGWRAAFLIGALLALVIFLMRLWLPESPRWLMTHGRIAEAEAIVAGIEARMRAEGHVIPDVPLPKVRLRARASTPFSDVFHTLLHRHRGRSAVGFVLMAAQAFFYNAIFFTYALVLTDFYGIAANQVGWYILPFALGNVLGPIVLGRFFDTWGRRPMIALTYTMSGLLLAATGWMFAQGMLTAQTQTIAWMVIFFFASSAASAAYLTVSETFPLELRALAIAIFYAIGTGIGGIVGPWLFGTLIETGSRWSLFGGYVFGAVLMVIAAGVMLRWGVAAERRSLEDISRPLSHID from the coding sequence GTGACGACGAAGACGACCAAGGCGGGCGACGATCCGGTGATCGAAACCGACATTCCCGCGCGGCTGGACCGGCTGCCCTGGGGGCGGTTCCACACGCTCGTCGTCGCCGCGCTCGGCATCACCTGGATTCTCGACGGGCTGGAGGTGACGCTCGCGGGCACCGTCGCCGGCGCGCTGAAGGCGAGCCCGGTGCTGCAATTCTCCAATCTCGACGTCGGCCTCGCCGGCAGTGCCTATCTCGCCGGGGCTGTGCTCGGAGCGCTGTTCTTCGGCTGGCTGACCGACCGGCTCGGCCGCAAGAAGCTATTCTTCATCACCCTCACCGTCTATCTGGTGGCCACTGCCGCCACTGCCTTCTCCTGGAACCTCTGGAGCTTCATGCTCTTCCGCTTCGTCACGGGAGCGGGGATCGGCGGCGAATATGCCGCCATCAACTCCACCATCCAGGAGCTGGTGCCGGCGCGGGTGCGCGGCTGGACTGACCTCGTCATCAACGGCTCCTTCTGGATCGGCGCCGCGCTCGGCGCCGTCGGGGCCATCGTGCTGCTCGACCCCGCCCATCTCGCGCCGGATTACGGCTGGCGCGCCGCCTTCCTCATCGGCGCGCTGCTCGCCCTCGTCATCTTCCTCATGCGGCTGTGGCTGCCCGAGAGCCCGCGCTGGCTGATGACCCACGGCCGCATCGCCGAGGCGGAGGCCATCGTCGCCGGCATCGAGGCGCGGATGCGGGCCGAGGGCCACGTCATTCCCGACGTGCCGCTGCCGAAGGTGCGCCTCAGGGCGCGGGCCTCAACGCCCTTCTCGGACGTGTTCCACACGCTGCTGCACCGCCACCGCGGCCGTTCGGCCGTCGGCTTCGTGCTGATGGCGGCACAGGCCTTCTTCTACAATGCCATCTTCTTCACCTACGCCCTGGTGCTCACCGACTTCTACGGCATCGCCGCCAACCAGGTCGGCTGGTACATCCTGCCCTTCGCGCTCGGCAACGTGCTCGGTCCCATCGTGCTCGGCCGCTTCTTCGACACCTGGGGACGCCGTCCGATGATCGCGCTCACCTACACCATGTCCGGCCTGCTGCTGGCCGCGACGGGCTGGATGTTCGCGCAGGGGATGCTGACGGCGCAGACCCAGACCATCGCCTGGATGGTGATCTTCTTCTTCGCCTCCTCCGCCGCCAGCGCCGCCTATCTGACGGTCAGCGAGACCTTCCCGCTGGAGCTCAGGGCCCTCGCCATCGCCATCTTCTATGCCATCGGCACGGGCATCGGCGGCATCGTCGGCCCCTGGCTCTTCGGAACGCTGATCGAGACGGGCTCGCGCTGGTCGCTGTTCGGCGGCTATGTCTTCGGCGCCGTGCTCATGGTGATCGCCGCCGGCGTCATGCTGCGCTGGGGCGTGGCCGCGGAGCGGCGCTCCCTCGAGGATATCAGCCGCCCGCTCTCCCATATCGACTGA